From a single Sphingobium lignivorans genomic region:
- the rpoZ gene encoding DNA-directed RNA polymerase subunit omega, with protein MARVTVEDCIDKVPNRFDLVLLAAQRARAISGGAELTLDRDRDKNPVVALREIAEETVLPDDLKHDLIGSMQKMQIDDDDTPDEIGSIARSAEALRLTAATPPRAHNLGADYEG; from the coding sequence ATGGCGCGCGTTACTGTCGAAGATTGCATCGACAAGGTTCCCAACCGTTTCGACCTCGTTCTTCTCGCTGCGCAGCGCGCGCGGGCGATCTCGGGCGGCGCGGAACTGACTCTCGACCGGGACCGGGACAAGAACCCCGTGGTTGCCCTGCGCGAGATCGCCGAGGAGACCGTCCTGCCCGACGATCTCAAGCATGATCTCATCGGATCGATGCAGAAGATGCAGATCGACGATGACGATACGCCCGACGAGATCGGCTCGATCGCCCGCTCAGCCGAGGCACTGCGCCTCACCGCCGCCACCCCGCCCCGCGCGCACAATCTGGGTGCCGACTACGAAGGCTGA
- a CDS encoding DUF3800 domain-containing protein, which produces MPIYMDESGSLPAGAMVIAAVDIEADAADALLKRFKAVTGLHGELKGSRISIIERAFFFELLDRFGGRARICMLEDDRAQPGGRPDDFDVYVALLNQLVGEWLAEGGDCVSFVIDTGRYHDLMLEEMRRDVARLLESCGSARLVHSHHSPGVQIADVVANSFFNLAIGSNRAGRIHEIVAPFLETGMLRSGRLRTVPPPKQKHPALQGNAGRPKPRNPASQPS; this is translated from the coding sequence ATGCCGATCTACATGGATGAAAGCGGCAGCCTGCCCGCCGGCGCGATGGTCATTGCCGCCGTGGATATCGAGGCGGATGCGGCGGATGCGCTCCTCAAGCGCTTCAAGGCCGTCACAGGCCTGCATGGCGAGCTGAAGGGCAGCCGCATCAGCATCATCGAGCGCGCTTTCTTCTTCGAGCTGCTGGACCGCTTCGGCGGCCGCGCCCGCATCTGCATGCTGGAGGATGATCGCGCGCAGCCCGGCGGCCGGCCGGATGATTTCGATGTCTATGTCGCCCTGCTCAACCAGCTTGTCGGGGAATGGCTGGCCGAAGGGGGCGATTGCGTCAGCTTCGTGATCGATACCGGTCGCTATCACGACCTGATGCTGGAGGAGATGCGCCGGGACGTCGCCCGGCTGCTCGAAAGCTGCGGCTCGGCCCGCCTCGTCCACAGCCACCATTCCCCGGGCGTGCAGATCGCTGATGTCGTGGCGAACAGCTTCTTCAATCTCGCGATCGGATCGAACCGGGCAGGACGTATCCACGAGATCGTCGCGCCGTTTCTGGAGACCGGCATGCTGCGCAGCGGCCGCCTGCGCACCGTGCCGCCGCCCAAACAAAAACATCCGGCATTGCAGGGCAATGCCGGACGTCCGAAACCGCGAAACCCGGCTTCTCAGCCTTCGTAG
- the ftsH gene encoding ATP-dependent zinc metalloprotease FtsH, whose amino-acid sequence MNDNKEPQGNPWIKSALILAGVFLALLMFVTVFDSKGMSAGKGTAIAYSDFRSRVEAGAVKEVAIAPDRITGVLKNDQRFTTYTVPDPQLTTLLDQNGVKFSGQPEEQPNFWMILLYQSLPFVLILGIAFFVLRQMQKGGGAGGAMGFGKSKAKLLTEKHGRVTFDDVAGIDEAREELQEIVEFLKDPSKFARLGGKIPKGALLVGSPGTGKTLLARAIAGEAGVPFFTISGSDFVEMFVGVGASRVRDMFEQAKKNAPCIVFIDEIDAVGRHRGAGLGNGNDEREQTLNQLLVEMDGFESNEGIIIIAATNRPDVLDPALLRPGRFDRQVVVPRPDIEGRVKILQVHMKKVPLAPDVDARAIARGTPGFSGADLANLVNEAALMAARRGKRLVANAEFESAKDKVMMGAERRSMVMTEDEKKMTAYHEAGHAIVALHEPASDPIHKATIIPRGRALGMVMRLPERDNYSYHRDKMYANLAVSMGGRVAEEIIFGYDKVSSGASSDIQYATRLARDMVTQWGMSDEMGPLQYEEPQGETFLGYSQSQRVHMSDETAQKIDKEIRRIVDAGYDRAHQLLKDHNDQLHLLANALLEFETLSGEEIKTLIEKGELVREGQTVRPQSVPTTGTSIPKTGRRKGPVADPAPQGV is encoded by the coding sequence AACAAAGAGCCGCAAGGCAATCCCTGGATCAAGAGCGCGCTCATTCTGGCCGGCGTGTTCCTGGCACTGCTGATGTTCGTCACCGTGTTCGACAGCAAGGGCATGAGCGCAGGCAAGGGCACCGCCATCGCCTATTCCGATTTCCGCTCGCGCGTGGAAGCGGGCGCCGTCAAGGAAGTCGCCATCGCGCCGGACCGGATCACCGGTGTTCTCAAGAACGACCAGCGCTTCACGACCTACACCGTGCCTGATCCGCAGCTCACCACGCTGCTCGACCAGAATGGCGTCAAGTTCAGCGGCCAGCCCGAGGAACAGCCCAATTTCTGGATGATCCTGCTTTACCAGTCGCTGCCGTTCGTCCTCATCCTGGGCATTGCCTTCTTCGTGCTGCGCCAGATGCAGAAAGGCGGCGGCGCGGGTGGCGCCATGGGCTTCGGCAAGTCCAAGGCAAAGCTGCTGACCGAGAAGCATGGCCGCGTCACCTTCGACGACGTCGCCGGCATCGACGAGGCCCGCGAGGAATTGCAGGAGATCGTCGAGTTCCTGAAGGACCCGAGCAAGTTCGCGCGGCTGGGCGGCAAGATCCCCAAGGGCGCGCTGCTGGTCGGCTCGCCCGGCACCGGCAAGACGCTGCTGGCCCGCGCCATCGCGGGCGAGGCGGGCGTGCCGTTCTTCACCATTTCGGGTTCGGATTTCGTCGAGATGTTCGTGGGCGTCGGCGCCAGCCGGGTGCGCGACATGTTCGAGCAGGCGAAGAAGAACGCGCCGTGCATCGTCTTCATCGACGAGATCGATGCGGTCGGCCGCCATCGCGGCGCTGGCCTGGGCAACGGCAATGACGAGCGCGAGCAGACGCTGAACCAGCTCCTCGTCGAGATGGACGGCTTCGAATCGAACGAAGGCATCATCATCATCGCCGCGACCAACCGGCCGGACGTGCTCGATCCCGCGCTGCTGCGCCCCGGCCGCTTCGACCGGCAGGTGGTCGTGCCGCGCCCGGACATCGAGGGCCGCGTGAAGATTCTGCAGGTCCACATGAAGAAGGTGCCGCTGGCGCCGGACGTGGACGCGCGGGCCATCGCGCGCGGCACGCCGGGCTTCTCCGGCGCTGATCTCGCCAATCTCGTCAACGAGGCGGCACTGATGGCGGCGCGGCGCGGCAAGCGGCTCGTGGCCAATGCGGAGTTCGAATCGGCCAAGGACAAGGTCATGATGGGGGCCGAGCGGCGCTCCATGGTCATGACCGAGGACGAGAAGAAGATGACCGCCTATCATGAGGCAGGCCATGCCATCGTCGCGCTGCACGAGCCGGCTTCGGACCCGATCCACAAGGCGACGATCATTCCGCGCGGCCGCGCGCTGGGCATGGTCATGCGCCTGCCGGAGCGGGACAATTACAGCTACCACCGCGACAAGATGTATGCGAACCTCGCCGTCTCCATGGGCGGGCGCGTCGCCGAGGAAATCATCTTCGGCTACGACAAGGTGTCGTCCGGCGCGTCCAGCGACATCCAGTATGCCACGCGACTCGCGCGTGACATGGTGACGCAGTGGGGCATGTCCGACGAGATGGGTCCGCTGCAATATGAGGAGCCGCAGGGCGAGACGTTCCTGGGCTATTCGCAGAGCCAGCGCGTCCACATGTCGGACGAGACGGCGCAAAAGATCGACAAGGAAATCCGCCGGATCGTGGACGCGGGCTATGACCGCGCGCACCAGCTCCTCAAGGATCACAACGATCAGCTGCATCTGCTCGCCAATGCCCTGCTCGAGTTCGAGACGCTCTCGGGTGAGGAAATCAAGACCCTGATCGAGAAGGGCGAGCTGGTGCGCGAAGGCCAGACGGTCCGGCCGCAGTCGGTGCCGACCACCGGCACCTCGATCCCCAAGACCGGCCGCCGCAAGGGGCCCGTCGCCGATCCGGCGCCACAGGGCGTCTGA